A region of Thermogemmata fonticola DNA encodes the following proteins:
- a CDS encoding elongation factor G: MAHAENVDLARLRNIGVVAHIDAGKTTTTEHLLYYSGAKHKLGGVDEGTTETDYDPEEQQRGITIYSACVPFHWAGHTINLIDTPGHVDFTAEVERSLRVLDGAIVVFDAQKGVEAQSETVWKQADKYQVPRLVFINKMDVVGADFRCCLESIRTRLTPHPQEHGQAVPVAIPIGSGSSADSRQPFRGVIDLIHQQALFFDPADLGKTIHTAPIPPECAEEVQQWREFLFDTLTRYDDKDLITSTLLEGQDPPPELTRRLLRELCLARRIYPVLCGSGREHIGIQPLLDAVVYYLPSPLDRPPVTGWDPKTHKEIRRKPDVKEPFCGLVFKAAWHPSGNRFFIRVYSGMMKPGMRAYNPGKDIKENIPKLYHVHADPARGLEEIDRGPAGDIVCVIGLKGSVTGDTLCETAHPILLEPITFAEAVVSQSIEPESSADKDKLAFALEVLQLEDPTFKVRTDKETGQTLMSGMGTLHLEVKKHRLERDFRLKVRVGKPRVSYREMLREARTVTARIDRLGDKPAFAELTVAFTNHKSDKPVEVTCAVDTETQPIPPAFLAAAQRALSEALTTGELGYPLMHTQARILEARFDPQLSSEDAFVAAAIRAYQLATQDNVLLLEPIMKVTVTTPQQFLGNILGDLAARRGEIDQQELSPTGDRAEVVARVPLARLFTYANEVRSLSQGRAAVTIEPYSYEPAPPEVLRELLGE, from the coding sequence ATGGCGCATGCCGAGAATGTGGACCTCGCCCGCCTACGCAACATCGGTGTCGTCGCCCATATCGACGCGGGCAAGACGACCACCACGGAGCATCTGCTCTATTATTCCGGGGCCAAGCATAAACTCGGCGGAGTGGACGAAGGGACGACCGAAACCGATTACGATCCGGAAGAGCAACAGCGGGGCATCACCATCTACTCCGCCTGCGTCCCGTTTCACTGGGCAGGCCACACGATCAACCTGATCGACACGCCGGGCCATGTCGATTTCACCGCCGAGGTGGAACGGTCTCTGCGCGTGCTGGACGGAGCGATCGTGGTTTTCGATGCGCAGAAAGGGGTGGAAGCCCAATCGGAAACGGTCTGGAAGCAGGCGGACAAGTATCAGGTTCCCCGGCTGGTCTTTATCAACAAGATGGACGTCGTGGGGGCGGACTTCCGCTGCTGCTTGGAAAGCATCCGCACGCGTTTGACTCCCCACCCCCAGGAGCACGGACAGGCCGTCCCGGTCGCCATTCCCATCGGTTCGGGCAGTAGCGCCGACAGCCGCCAGCCCTTCCGCGGAGTCATCGACCTGATCCATCAACAAGCCCTCTTTTTCGATCCTGCCGACTTGGGCAAGACGATCCATACGGCCCCCATTCCACCGGAATGCGCCGAGGAGGTGCAGCAGTGGCGCGAGTTCCTTTTCGACACCCTCACCCGTTATGATGACAAGGACCTCATCACCTCCACATTGCTGGAAGGGCAGGATCCGCCCCCGGAATTGACCCGGCGGCTGCTACGGGAACTCTGCCTGGCCCGCCGCATCTATCCGGTGCTCTGCGGTTCGGGGCGCGAGCACATCGGCATTCAGCCGCTCCTCGATGCCGTCGTTTACTATCTGCCCAGCCCCCTGGACCGCCCCCCAGTGACCGGCTGGGACCCGAAAACCCACAAGGAGATTCGCCGCAAACCGGATGTCAAGGAACCCTTCTGCGGCCTGGTCTTCAAAGCGGCCTGGCACCCCAGCGGCAATCGCTTCTTCATTCGCGTTTATTCCGGCATGATGAAACCGGGCATGCGGGCTTACAACCCCGGCAAGGACATCAAGGAAAATATCCCCAAGCTCTACCACGTGCATGCCGACCCCGCCCGCGGCCTGGAGGAAATCGACCGGGGACCGGCCGGCGACATCGTCTGTGTCATCGGCCTCAAAGGCAGCGTCACCGGCGATACCTTGTGCGAGACCGCCCATCCGATCCTGCTGGAACCGATCACCTTCGCCGAGGCCGTCGTCAGCCAGTCCATCGAACCGGAAAGCAGCGCCGACAAGGACAAGCTGGCCTTCGCCCTGGAAGTGCTGCAACTGGAGGACCCGACGTTCAAAGTCCGCACGGATAAGGAGACGGGGCAGACGCTCATGAGCGGCATGGGCACCCTCCATCTGGAAGTCAAGAAGCACCGGTTGGAGCGGGACTTCCGCCTCAAGGTGCGGGTGGGCAAGCCGCGGGTCAGCTACCGGGAGATGCTGCGGGAAGCGCGCACTGTCACCGCCCGCATCGACCGCCTGGGGGACAAGCCTGCTTTCGCCGAGTTGACCGTCGCCTTCACCAATCACAAAAGCGACAAGCCCGTGGAAGTAACCTGTGCCGTGGATACCGAAACCCAACCGATCCCCCCGGCTTTCCTCGCGGCAGCCCAACGCGCCCTGAGCGAGGCCCTGACCACCGGCGAGCTGGGCTATCCCCTCATGCATACCCAGGCCCGCATCCTGGAGGCCCGCTTCGATCCCCAACTCTCCTCCGAGGACGCCTTTGTCGCCGCGGCCATTCGCGCCTACCAATTGGCCACCCAGGATAACGTCCTCCTGCTCGAACCGATCATGAAAGTCACCGTCACCACGCCCCAGCAGTTCCTGGGGAACATCCTGGGCGATCTGGCGGCCCGGCGCGGCGAAATCGACCAGCAGGAACTCAGCCCCACCGGCGACCGTGCCGAAGTCGTAGCACGCGTGCCCTTGGCCCGGCTCTTCACCTACGCCAACGAAGTGCGCAGCCTCAGTCAGGGACGCGCGGCGGTGACCATCGAACCTTACAGCTATGAACCGGCCCCGCCGGAAGTGCTCCGGGAACTGCTCGGCGAATAG
- the rpsG gene encoding 30S ribosomal protein S7: MGAKKRTASYEKLVPDVRYNSLLVSKFINCLMWDGKKSVATRVFYQALDQIRKRMPDADPLQIFTQAVENVKPTLEVRSRRVGGANYQVPMQVKPKRAESLAIRWIIQAVRAKTGRPTYLKLADELLAAYQRQGDAMAKREQTIKMAEANKAFSHFAW; encoded by the coding sequence ATGGGTGCCAAAAAACGGACTGCCAGCTACGAAAAGCTTGTTCCCGATGTGCGCTACAACTCGCTGCTCGTCAGCAAGTTCATCAACTGCCTGATGTGGGATGGCAAGAAATCGGTGGCCACCCGCGTCTTCTATCAGGCTTTGGATCAGATCCGCAAGCGGATGCCGGATGCGGACCCGCTCCAGATCTTCACGCAGGCCGTGGAGAACGTCAAACCGACGCTGGAAGTCCGCTCCCGGCGTGTCGGCGGCGCTAACTACCAAGTACCGATGCAGGTCAAGCCGAAGCGGGCCGAAAGCCTGGCTATCCGCTGGATCATCCAGGCGGTCCGGGCGAAAACCGGCCGGCCGACCTACCTGAAGCTCGCCGATGAACTGCTAGCAGCCTACCAGCGTCAGGGGGACGCGATGGCCAAACGCGAACAGACCATCAAAATGGCCGAAGCCAACAAGGCCTTCAGCCACTTCGCTTGGTGA
- the rpsL gene encoding 30S ribosomal protein S12, which produces MPTINQLIRKPRVPQHKKPRHPAMEGCPQKRGVCTVVKTMTPKKPNSALRKVARVRLSTGVEITAYIPGEGHNLQEHSIVLVRGGRVRDLPGVRYHIIRGVLDCQGVQDRKQARSKYGAKKNQK; this is translated from the coding sequence ATGCCAACGATCAATCAACTGATCCGTAAGCCACGGGTCCCGCAACACAAAAAGCCTCGCCATCCTGCGATGGAAGGCTGCCCCCAGAAGCGGGGGGTGTGTACGGTGGTCAAGACGATGACGCCGAAGAAGCCGAACTCGGCGCTGCGGAAGGTGGCCCGTGTGCGCTTGTCTACCGGTGTGGAAATCACCGCTTACATCCCCGGCGAAGGCCACAATCTCCAGGAGCACTCGATCGTGCTGGTCCGGGGCGGCCGCGTTCGTGACTTGCCGGGCGTCCGCTACCACATCATCCGCGGCGTCCTCGACTGCCAAGGCGTCCAGGATCGCAAGCAGGCCCGCTCCAAGTATGGAGCCAAGAAGAACCAGAAGTAA
- a CDS encoding DNA-directed RNA polymerase subunit beta' — protein sequence MTIYPNKAASDDTTYERINDFGAVRISLASPQDIRSWSHGEVKKPETINYRTYKPEKDGLFCERIFGPEKDWECSCGKYKGQKYKGMVCDRCGVKVTHSRVRRKRMGHIELAAPVVHIWFFKATPSRLAALLDIKAANLEKIIYFQDYVVIDPGDTPLKEKQLLTEEEYQMYRADYGDTFEVDMGAEAIRKLLERLNLVELSRELREKLNEELKKGEDKASKQKIKDLVKRLKTVEALRDSSNRPEYMVLECIPVIPPDLRPLVLLESGNFATSDLNDLYRRIINRNNRLKKLVDLNAPDVIIRNEKRMLQQAVDALFDNGRCKRPVLGSSNRPLKSLTDMIKGKQGRFRENLLGKRVDYSARSVIVIGPELKLHQCGLPKRIALELFQPFIVRRLKELGHADTIKSARKMLERRDDVVWDILEEVTRNHPVLLNRAPTLHRIGIQAFEPILIDGNAIRIHPLVCKGYNADFDGDQMAVHLPLSIEAQVEAVILMMSTNNIFSPAHGNPVITPSQDIVMGCYYLTANRGAEDEAVEPGDGMIFHSPAEVFQAYAEGKVGLHAKIHVRLPMAYIEITDAGDSRFRTGEFVPDTLFHQELARIRRHNQRAGAPALREPQGITHPKKVITEVKDEKGNPRADEMPRKPNGLVRTTAGRVIFNDILHPKMAFYDLPLVSKYLSRIISDCYELLGRRETIALLDRMKEIGFRESTRSGLSFAASDLKTPKEKEKIIQEKEKAVEKIRRNYERGLCTESERRNQINEAWTDAREKITRLLMQELANDRRPDASGRLVPYLNPIYLMAHSGARGGTEQIRQLAGMRGQMSKPNGEIIETPIKSNFREGLTVLEYFSSTHGARKGLSDTALKTADSGYLTRKLVDVAQNVVVTMHDCGTTKGISKTVTYKGDEIDRPLSEVIRGRVAAETIRHPTTKEVLVRENELITPKIAKEIERAGFDRVLVRSPMTCEAPLGVCRLCYGMDLATGTLVEEGMAVGIIAAQSIGEPGTQLTMRTFHIGGVATTRIASESEHKAKKGGIVTLERFKVVVNEQGQRIALESHNGEIVLHREHKDGPVTERYTVPNGAEILVQEGEEVLPGTILCKWDPHAQLILAEVGGLVRFRDIKEGVTMRKERNPSTGLDSYTIMEYKGELHPTIDIVDERGQTLRGYPLSERSILQVTEGSRVAPGTILAKIPKEVEKTQDITSGLPRVTELFEARRPRNSAVLAEISGKVRYGERKRGKRIVEVIPVDPATGKQIGEARIHYIRASANRRVPDGGFVKAGEPLDLGPLTPHDILRISGPEAVQDYILREIQAVYRSQRVDIDDKHIEIIIAQMLRKVKVTDPGDSGLLPESVMDRFAFKEVNRRLLEECVKIVDPGDSSFKRDQVVRKDAFEEERDNLRKAGGKKKLPTCTTPTPAQSTVQLLGISKAAVQSDSFISAASFQETTKVLTEAALASKVDHLVGLKENVILGHLIPAGTGFKAHVEAEVRINAPELLETPASLTAPAASGPSDDIDTPHTVTGA from the coding sequence ATGACGATCTATCCGAACAAAGCGGCAAGCGACGACACCACCTACGAACGGATCAATGACTTCGGTGCCGTGCGGATCAGTCTAGCCAGTCCGCAGGACATTCGCTCCTGGTCTCACGGCGAAGTCAAGAAGCCGGAAACGATCAACTACCGGACTTACAAGCCGGAGAAAGACGGTCTGTTCTGCGAGCGCATCTTCGGGCCGGAAAAGGACTGGGAGTGCTCCTGCGGCAAATACAAGGGGCAGAAGTACAAGGGGATGGTCTGCGACCGCTGCGGGGTGAAAGTGACCCATTCCCGCGTCCGCCGCAAGCGCATGGGGCATATCGAGCTGGCCGCTCCCGTCGTCCACATCTGGTTCTTCAAAGCCACGCCTTCCCGCTTGGCCGCCTTGCTCGATATCAAAGCCGCCAACCTGGAAAAGATCATCTACTTCCAGGACTACGTCGTGATCGATCCGGGCGACACTCCTCTCAAGGAGAAGCAACTCCTGACCGAGGAGGAATACCAAATGTACCGGGCGGACTACGGCGACACCTTCGAGGTGGACATGGGAGCGGAGGCGATCCGAAAACTGCTCGAACGCCTCAACCTGGTCGAACTGTCCCGGGAACTACGGGAGAAACTCAACGAGGAACTCAAGAAAGGGGAGGATAAGGCTTCCAAGCAAAAGATCAAGGACCTGGTCAAGCGCCTCAAGACGGTCGAGGCCCTGCGGGATTCCAGCAACCGGCCCGAATATATGGTGCTGGAATGCATCCCGGTCATTCCGCCGGACCTGCGCCCGCTGGTCCTTCTGGAAAGCGGCAACTTCGCCACCAGCGACCTGAATGACCTCTACCGCCGGATCATCAACCGCAATAACCGCCTCAAGAAGCTAGTAGACCTCAACGCGCCGGATGTCATCATCCGCAATGAAAAACGGATGCTCCAGCAGGCAGTGGACGCCCTCTTCGACAACGGCCGGTGCAAGCGCCCGGTGCTGGGTTCGTCCAACCGCCCGCTCAAATCCCTCACCGACATGATCAAAGGGAAGCAAGGGCGCTTCCGGGAAAACCTCCTGGGCAAGCGGGTAGACTACTCGGCCCGCTCGGTCATCGTCATCGGCCCGGAATTGAAGCTCCACCAGTGCGGCCTGCCCAAGCGGATCGCCCTGGAACTGTTCCAGCCGTTCATCGTCCGCCGCCTCAAGGAACTGGGACACGCCGATACCATCAAGTCGGCCCGCAAAATGCTCGAACGGCGCGACGACGTGGTCTGGGACATCCTCGAAGAGGTGACCCGGAACCACCCCGTGTTGCTCAATCGCGCTCCGACTCTGCACCGCATCGGCATCCAAGCCTTCGAGCCGATCCTCATTGACGGCAACGCCATCCGCATCCACCCCCTGGTCTGCAAAGGGTACAATGCGGACTTTGACGGCGACCAGATGGCAGTCCACCTGCCCCTGTCCATCGAAGCCCAGGTCGAAGCCGTCATCCTGATGATGTCCACCAACAACATCTTCAGCCCGGCCCACGGCAACCCCGTCATCACGCCCAGCCAGGACATCGTCATGGGCTGCTACTATCTGACGGCCAATCGCGGCGCGGAAGATGAAGCGGTGGAACCGGGCGATGGCATGATCTTCCATAGCCCTGCCGAAGTCTTCCAGGCCTATGCCGAGGGGAAGGTGGGACTGCATGCGAAAATCCACGTCCGCCTGCCAATGGCCTATATCGAAATCACCGACGCCGGGGACAGCCGCTTCCGCACCGGCGAATTCGTCCCGGATACCCTTTTCCACCAGGAATTGGCGCGCATCCGCCGCCACAATCAGCGGGCCGGCGCGCCGGCGCTGCGGGAACCCCAGGGGATCACTCATCCCAAGAAAGTCATCACGGAAGTCAAAGATGAAAAGGGGAATCCCCGCGCCGACGAAATGCCCCGCAAGCCGAACGGCTTGGTCCGCACCACCGCCGGGCGGGTCATCTTCAACGACATCCTCCATCCCAAGATGGCTTTCTACGACCTGCCCCTGGTCAGCAAATACCTCAGCCGCATCATCTCCGACTGCTACGAACTGCTGGGCCGGCGGGAAACCATCGCCCTGCTCGACCGGATGAAGGAGATCGGCTTCCGCGAATCGACCCGCAGCGGCCTCTCCTTTGCCGCCAGCGACCTCAAGACCCCCAAGGAAAAGGAAAAGATCATCCAGGAGAAGGAAAAAGCGGTGGAAAAAATCCGCCGGAACTACGAGCGCGGCTTGTGCACGGAAAGCGAACGGCGCAACCAGATCAACGAAGCCTGGACCGACGCCCGCGAGAAGATCACCCGCCTGCTGATGCAAGAGCTGGCCAACGACCGGCGGCCCGATGCCAGCGGCCGACTCGTCCCTTACCTCAACCCCATCTACCTGATGGCCCACTCCGGCGCCCGCGGCGGTACCGAACAGATCCGCCAGCTCGCCGGCATGCGCGGGCAAATGTCCAAACCCAACGGCGAAATCATCGAAACCCCCATCAAGAGCAACTTCCGCGAGGGGCTAACCGTCCTGGAGTACTTCTCCAGCACTCACGGCGCCCGCAAAGGCCTGTCGGATACCGCCCTGAAAACGGCCGATTCCGGCTACCTCACCCGCAAATTGGTGGACGTGGCCCAGAATGTCGTCGTCACCATGCACGACTGCGGCACCACCAAGGGCATCAGCAAGACTGTCACCTACAAGGGGGATGAAATCGATCGCCCGTTGTCGGAAGTGATCCGCGGGCGCGTCGCCGCCGAAACCATCCGCCACCCCACCACCAAGGAGGTACTCGTCCGGGAGAACGAACTGATCACACCGAAGATCGCCAAGGAGATCGAACGGGCCGGCTTCGACCGCGTCCTGGTCCGCAGTCCGATGACCTGCGAGGCTCCCCTGGGCGTCTGCCGCCTCTGCTACGGCATGGACCTGGCCACGGGTACCCTGGTCGAGGAAGGAATGGCCGTCGGCATCATCGCCGCTCAATCCATCGGCGAGCCGGGCACCCAGTTGACCATGCGCACGTTCCACATCGGCGGCGTCGCCACCACACGCATTGCCAGCGAAAGCGAGCACAAAGCCAAAAAGGGCGGCATCGTCACTCTGGAGCGCTTCAAGGTCGTCGTCAACGAACAGGGCCAACGGATCGCCTTGGAATCCCATAACGGCGAGATCGTCCTGCACCGCGAGCACAAGGATGGACCGGTCACCGAACGCTACACCGTACCCAACGGTGCGGAAATCCTCGTGCAGGAAGGGGAAGAAGTGCTCCCCGGTACCATCCTCTGCAAGTGGGACCCGCACGCCCAGCTCATCCTTGCCGAAGTCGGCGGCTTGGTCCGCTTCCGCGACATCAAGGAAGGCGTGACCATGCGCAAAGAGCGCAACCCCTCCACCGGCCTGGATAGCTACACCATCATGGAGTACAAAGGAGAGCTGCACCCCACCATCGACATTGTCGATGAACGCGGGCAAACGCTGCGGGGCTATCCGCTCTCGGAGCGCTCCATCCTCCAGGTGACCGAGGGCAGCCGGGTCGCTCCAGGCACCATCCTGGCCAAAATCCCCAAGGAAGTCGAGAAAACCCAGGACATCACCAGCGGTCTGCCCCGCGTCACGGAACTCTTTGAAGCCCGCCGGCCGCGCAACTCCGCCGTCCTGGCCGAAATCTCCGGCAAAGTCCGCTATGGCGAACGCAAGCGGGGCAAGCGCATCGTGGAAGTCATCCCCGTGGACCCTGCCACCGGCAAACAAATCGGCGAAGCCCGCATCCACTACATCCGGGCCAGCGCCAACCGCCGCGTTCCCGATGGCGGATTCGTCAAAGCGGGAGAACCGCTCGATCTGGGACCGCTCACGCCCCACGACATCCTACGCATCAGCGGCCCGGAAGCCGTCCAAGATTACATCCTGCGGGAAATCCAGGCGGTATACCGCTCCCAGCGGGTCGATATTGACGACAAACATATCGAAATCATCATCGCCCAGATGCTCCGCAAGGTGAAAGTCACCGATCCCGGCGACTCCGGCCTGCTGCCGGAATCGGTCATGGACCGCTTCGCCTTCAAGGAAGTCAACCGCCGCCTACTCGAAGAGTGCGTCAAGATCGTCGATCCCGGCGACAGCTCCTTCAAGCGGGACCAGGTGGTGCGCAAGGACGCCTTCGAGGAAGAACGGGACAACCTCCGCAAGGCCGGCGGCAAGAAGAAGCTGCCCACTTGCACGACGCCCACCCCGGCCCAATCCACCGTGCAACTGCTGGGGATTAGCAAGGCCGCCGTCCAATCGGACAGCTTCATCTCCGCTGCCAGCTTCCAGGAAACGACCAAGGTGCTCACCGAAGCGGCCTTGGCCAGCAAGGTCGATCACCTCGTCGGCCTGAAGGAAAACGTCATTCTGGGCCACCTGATCCCGGCGGGTACAGGCTTCAAGGCCCATGTCGAAGCCGAAGTGCGCATCAATGCTCCGGAATTGCTGGAAACACCCGCGAGCTTGACGGCGCCCGCCGCCAGCGGCCCCAGCGATGACATCGATACCCCGCACACCGTCACCGGAGCCTGA